The DNA window AAAGTTATTTTCTCAGTTCTTGAAAAGTTAAAGTTtagcatgttttttttttgttcgagGGCGCCACACAGCAAACAACATGCATATCcatatctatatttatatatatatctacatTTATCTGTATATATAAGTTGATTTTTGTGAGTATCCGTTTGCTCCATAACAAAATTTCGATTGATGATAAAATTTGCGAAGGTTTTTTTTATCTCATGTTTCATACTTTAGGTCCTACTTTTAAAGATCACACACATGATAGATGGAAAAAAGTACATTTTTTGtatccaaaaaaaatttattataacaaCACATTCTAAAATTAACCAAATGATTTGTTAATCATAATGaataacttaaatattttttttaaaaattaattacttttaaaaatatgtgCACACGAATTAACCCGTACGTATGTTGCTAGCGATCGATCCCCTTCACATCTTACTTTTTCTATGGTGGTTGGTTGTCTCGATTACTGATAATGATATCAATTAATTGTTATTGTCCCTAAACAATGACTCATTAAACGTGAAAAAATGTCTTAATCAATTGGGAAATTAACCTTCCTTCGTTAATTAAGTTTCAGAATGAAAATGCGtatgaaatataaaataattttaaagaaacaATTAATGACATAATTAATAATAAGTAAAAAATTTCTCACTTTATCAGCACAGGCGAAAAAAATGCGACCCCTTACCCCACGTGTGAATAACTTTTGGAGCAAAAAGTGAGACAAATTTATGAATTCGTCCATGCATACAGAGAAACAGAGAAAGTGTCTTTTTGTTTGGACAGGTTCTTTTTGAGCacttgcaaatttttttttttaagccAAATATTTAGCAATCATAAATGTATgtacgtaattttttttaaaaaaaaattgattggaaatgtgtaaatatttttcatgtaggaaatttaaaaatcatttacaaTTCTAACATCTTCTTTTTTCACTCAAATAAAAGTAATGGGCATAGATTTTAAAGtcaaattatgtttaatttattgtttatgGAATTAAGGTAATTAATTTTAAGAATAGTGGGAATTCCTGAATTTTTTCAAgaacataaatttaaatttagtaATATGATTTGGTTGGTAATATTGAGCACATGCAAGAGACATACATACCATATCTTCAACTCTATCAATATATTCCATTATAACGATATTAAatagtaatataattaaaaattattattcccCTGTTTAATTCCATCGAtcctaatatatataattatgttGACTAATTTGTATACTGACAGTAATTAAAAGCTGTCCTAAAGTCACAAACACACTAATCGTGGAAATATTTAAAtcttgacaaaaatttgtgtgagacggtctcgcagatcgtattttatgagacggatctcttatttgggtcatccatgaaaaattattattttttatgctaagagtattactctttttgtgaatatcggtaacgTTGGCTCGTCTCACGTATAAAGAttcttgagaccgtctcacaagagatctactcttaaACCTCTGATATTACATACATATGTAATTCTTTTTatgattttgaggaaaattTTGTACAATTTGGACATAAGTCAATAATGGTAACTGCGATTTTCTTTTTCTAACTTGCATGATTTTTAATCCTTATTCATGAAAGTCGCTGGTACATGTAAGCAATGTGCCtacttattattataataaaattaaaatttatgtatGTATTAATACCTAACGAATAATCTATATCTATGCTATTAATAACAGGAGAGAGGTGAATAAtttttgtgatatttttttaatactcCCAAATTCTTTTTATACCaacatattaataaaatgtcaaATTTTTTATGCAGTCAATGGACAAGAGTGAGCTTGCAGCAAGTCATATGTTCAACTTCTTCTTTGTTTATTTTATTGAGAATAATAGTAAAGCTGCAACAAAGATATTATAACAATTATATTAttagaattttttattatatcgtgatattttgttattatctcgtgaaattttgtattgaatttatcataatattttgataactaaaattttgtatttaatttttGTGTTGTATGAATTATTATACAAATTTAGTTATACTTTTTTATTGAACaactctaatttttttaaaaaaaattatttcaaaattttattttaatatctcaTTATTTTTCACCATAATGATACAACTCCCATTTAAATTATGTGAAGCCCGAGGCCGAAGAGAACGGGAAGCGATCGTCGGTACCGTAAGGTTACACGGGCAATGAGCGGCTCTTGATAGACTTCTAGATAAAAGAAACATGAATGAACTGTTCTCATATCAGGATAAGAGGGATTCAGGTATGATATTGTACAATTGAAGAGACCTTAAAAGATTTGCTAAGTACCactcatatcaagaagataTATCTTCTTTTCTGAAGTTCATCACacaagaactccaaagttaagcgtgcttggcttATGACAATTATGATATGAGTGACCCTGACCCCATGAGAATTTTCCAATGTTGTGTGTGAGTGAATATACAAACaagctggaaagactcgtcttgatataTTGAGATCAATCGTTAAACATGAGGCgttataaatcattaaaaaaaactgTACAAAAACACAATGTATGTCAAAAATCTCTAGTGCTtgtattttacaaaaaaaaaaaaaaattactcacCTAAAGTCCGACAGAGATTGGTGTATATGTTCATCAAAAGGCCCACAAACAATGCAGTAGGACATCTACTCCCAAATAAATGTTGTTTGTGTAGCAGCCACTTTTGTTCtcccaaaaattaaataaacaatttatgcAGCATAAAGGAATGCCCTATTTGTATCATATCATCAGTTCACTTAATTCTGCTGCAGCACACAAGCACatcatttattttcaatattcattgatatttttaaacaaaaagcAAACTGCTAAATTCAGTTTTTAAGCCTAAAATTCAAGAACCGTATAGGACTTATCGAATCCGCCTCATATCCCTTTATTGACTcaccaaaaaaatataaatgaccataaatttttatactccatatcgtatcaatatacaacgaaatattttatttcgtcCCAACTAACACAAAATGCCTGCCCTTTCTCTTGTGTGTCTATTATACACATGTTTACCCGTCTCAAATATACAGATTTCTTTggttttttcaaattaaatctttatttaattagtttttaaaaaagtttatgTTTTCCAAGACTcagattgaaaataatatattaataaaaacacaaaaaaatggACTACATATTTGAAAAAAccgaaataaaaaatatatatatatttgggaCGAACAGAATATACGGACACACAAAAACACAAAAGAAATCCCacgaaaaaatgaaaataataataataataatcataagaTAACAAAGTGTTAATAATTTGGGTCCCAAGTGACGAAACACAAATTGAAATGTCCACATGGAAAACTAAATGCAGAAACTCTTTTATTACATGAACCCAACAACTTTCAACAAACATCCAAACCCCAATTTTAATTAGTCTATACCACACGATTGAGTgagcccccccccccccccccccccccccctaagTTCATTATATGCGATTATTTcaatcataataaaattttagtattgggataaataataatataaattaaacaattttccgcattaaatttaaaatcttcattttttatttgttatttttattatttgatgTTGAGGAAATTTTATCAAcgcatataattatataaatgaacattttttttttatgaaaatgtgaaaaCTTGACGTCGCTAATATTTGATACGTACCGAGTAACTTGAAGAAGTAACATAATGGTATGCAAAGTCAGTGTGGTgctttttttgtttaatttaaaaacattcaACCAaggtaatttttaaaatgtagtaCTACACCCCACTAAAATATTTTCGTTTCTGGTATTAATAACTTGTACTAAACGCATCACCATTTTTCTATACAATTGTATAATAATGCtctgaaatatatattatatcagACGAGATATCTAGGGAATTTAATTTTGGATTTGTAATTTTAAGGGAGAACTTTGTATATTTGTCTTTAAGCGATTTTAGTCCtatatattgtcaaatttcagtttttgtcagttttttttgttgttgtaattttagtaattttttaCGTGATGTTGACGGTGCATATATGGCTCAAATATGACTCATCGTCATTTCAGATAAATGACTAAAATTgtcgaaaaattaaaaatacacGACTGAAACTGAAATCGGATATGATGACTAAAATTGTCGGAAAAAAATActtataaaacaaaatattagTTTCCACAATACATTTGAACTTGAAAAGGAGAtgcctcaaaacatgaaattggAAAAAATACAAGGGAGACGAATGAAGGACTCGTAAATCATAATTACACACGACATACGGATTCAATGTATTGAAATACATTAAGACCCCAATGTCTCAAACCACCTTTCACCCCAGCCCCCTAAAACTCATGCAACATTTCCGAAGTCTTCGAGACAAGATTGAATCTTATAACTTTGCCCGGAACCTgcaaaataaagaaagaatcaCCTTCCGCCTCCGCTCTCTCGACCCCGAACAACCGAAAATATCGAGTAACTCGACCTGGACCTGCACTCCAACATCTCAGGATAAACTGCGGCAACAGGTGAAAGATCAACCTTGTACTTCATGTACCATTCCGAAAGATCTTTCTTCATCACGTATATATCGAACTGAATACATCGACGCCTTATGCCTATATAATTCAAGTGTCCATAAGATTCTCCAAAGTAACAGTTTGTTCTCCAATTCCAGCTATCCAAAGGCCTTGGCTATATTTGGCATCTGCATTGACCCTAGTACGTACTCGAACATCGTATAATGCTTCGTCACTTAGCCAGTGAATTGTGCCATTCCAGGAGATCCCATTTTCGAAATTCCCATCTGTTCTATTATATTAATAACAGTGTTttagtattaaaaaaatataatcattatatttaaacacataatttagaGAATAAGTCATTTGAGACGTTAAAATGTCATATTCTACtcaaatttgttatttttttttcatctttTGATAATTGGTCACGAATAAATCATAATTTCACGTTTAGAATTTCAGCTGCTGTGAGCACAAGTGCCTGAAGAGAGGTGTTAAGGAGGTCGTAAAAATTATATGGCGCCGAGCAATTTGTCAAGATACTTCCTGACAAAATTTTTGTTCACTGTGAGTGGCAAATTCTGTATGTTAATCGCTTGCGATTCGAATCATATGCTGTCTGAAATTAACCTTTTAATTGTGAATTCCTTATCCATTCACTAAAAGGAATCCATAAGAGCTCATGCCGATAATCTCTCTCTGATCTTATGTgataatatttaatatgtaacaCCTCATCTGTCCCCCGACCCATTATGACCTTTGTGCATTGTGCTTGATCGCTTCATTTTGTTATCTAGTGGAATCAGTGGCATCTGATTCACATACGCTATTCGTTCTTTTTCGTTACAAAATTGGATTAACATGCTACATTTCTTTTTCTGTTGTTAAAAAAGATGAATTTTACACAAATACTTCCAAGATTTTTAGCCTTTATCTTCAGTCATGATTAAGAGGGTTATGAAAAAATTGTTTTGCTCCATCGTTTTCCTAGGTTTGGTCCAATATGATTTATGAGTTAACAAACCAACGTCAACAGGCAAAGAGCAGGTACTGGTTTTGCTACAAATCTACCCAGCCCTTCAGTTTTACTAAGATCAATGGAGCTCGGGCTAGTGTTGGAATTGTTTTGTTCATTCTGTAATATACTTTAATAAGCTGTTTATTAAGCTCCTTGCTGTAGCATATTCAATGGTGTCAGTTCTAGGTTCTGTAACTACTGAAGTGGTTAAACTTtgaaattctttgattttttcCCAGAAGATACAATTTAGTCTCGAAAGGAAACAAATAAGAAGAATTCACATCTATTTAGCCTGCCAAGACCTAATAGACCTCGTTATATTCTACAGCTGTGTAAAAGTGGCTTGTTATGTCTGCTTCTCACTGGAGCATCATTGACCTTGTAGGTAGTGAAAGAAATATGGCTATGTTGACACTAGATGGTGTGGATGTAATGGGCGAGCGACTGGCCGAGGAGGTACATTCAGTTGTAGGCTGTATATTTTTTTCCTGTGTTTTGTTCCATGTAGCATCTTCAGGTGTCATCTATAAATTTTGGACGTCTACCATCATTTTGGTTTAAACTTTGACCTGCCATTTAGGTCCTTGAAGTAATCGAAAGGAAGCCCGGTTTGAAGAAAATCTCTTTCGTTGCACATTCTGTTGGGGGGCTTGTGGCCAGATTTGCTATTGGGAAATTATACAGATCTTCTAAAGGGGGGAGCATAGAACAAGTGTCCACCAATGAATGTAAAGAAGGGTCGAAGGGTCTAATCGCGGATTTGGATCCTGTGAACTTTATTACTGTCGCTACCCCTCATCTTGGTTCTAGGGGTAATAAGCAGGTAAATTTCTTATTTTTACTTCATTTAATCTCCTTAGCTCAATATTAATATgtcaaatattatttgaaacttTGGATGATGGATATGTGAAGCAAATGACTAAACTGATACTAACTTGCATTGGTCCGGAAGAATTTTTAGGGGCTGATTGATAGTTTCAAACAGATACATCATTCCACATTGTTGTTAGACTGATTAAAAGTTCATTGACTTTGCTCTTCATGTTTGTTTTCAGCTTCGAATTTCAAAGAAGCGTAACACAAATTTATGGCTCACCAATCacatgccttggatattgaaaatttgGCTAGCAGATTAAACATCTGAAACCGAAAACATTACTGTTTTGGACCGGGAATTTTCTgccatttttttcaatttttattcaaGGAACTAGACTGCATTTTGGCACGTGGTTTTGTGTAATCTACAAGTCTAATAAGATGGAAAGACTTTTAATTACTGTACTGGTGCATGAATATGCGATACGCAATATTATATTTCTTTTTCACGTATCTGTCTGTTGTTGGCATGGGGTGACAGGGATCTTGTCGTTCTATCTTCAAGCATGGTCAATTAGGGTGTATTGAAACATGGGGAGCAAGGTTAAAGAGTCTTTTTTATTTCATCTCCAGGGActctgaatattctgatagcaACCAAAATCTTATTCATGGTCAACCGATGTGTTCTGATATTTTCCTATTTCAGGTACCATTCCTTTTTGGTGTATCTGCATTTGAGAAAGTTGCTGGCCTTGTTATTCACTTGATATTTAGGAGAACAGGAAGACACCTGTTTCTCACAGATGATGATGAAGGAAAACCTCCTTTGCTAAAGGGTATGGTTGAAGATAATGGAGAATGTCAGTTCATGTAGGTTTCCCATCTCACTGACACGAACTAATTAAGAACTCATATCTGTTTCATGATTGTTATTCATTGGATTACTATTTTTATTGAGTGCCTTACAGTAATGCAACTCATTCATGTAGGTCTGCTTTACGATCTTTTCGACGCCGAGTGGCATATTCTAATGTTGGCTATGATCGTATCCTTGATACTGATTATTGCATATCATTACTTATCTTTGTTGATTACACTGGTCAATTGTCGGACAAAAAATTATGCTAACAATGgtgtaactcaaatattttacgTTGTACAATGGTTCAAGTGGCATCTTTGAGTTGCTCTCCGGCAGCAGCAATCATTGCTCTGACAATTCCCCTCGAAGTGATCTCACCAATTTGTGACTCAGTGAAAATGGAGAACATATTTTGGCcctgatattatattataactcCTTGCACCAAATTCAAGCTCATAGGAGTTGACACAATCCATAGTTTTATATTTAACATCTCTCAACATTTGGAAGAAGAAACTTATGATTATACACTGGGGATCTAACATTCATTAAGTTGGTCGCGCACGAAGCAACAAAGGGCATCTGAGATCAACTGAATGAAATATATGGGGCTTTGCGCTATAGGGATTTTGAACCTTTGGCCACGTGGGTGTGATACTATGTtggtatatatgtatatgtatatttcgatgcactatatatatatttaacaaGATATCATCCCTCCATTTTGTTGATTATACTGTTCAGTGTTTACGTGTACTATGTTGAATAAacattaaatgttttttttggtgggtttttaaatttagaaattaGTTGGAAAATAAAAGGTCAAGAGTTTTTTTGTAGTTGAAAGGCCAAGGGGTGATAAATGAGATAGTGGTCTTTTAATAGGATTTATTGGTTCTTGGTTATTTCTAGGCAAGTAGTATCTATATAAAGGTCTTGTTAATTCGTTTGAAGATGAGCAATTAAGtggaatatatatattaaaatttgaaagaattttgaGCTCCTATCTCTCTCCCCTCCACCAAAATAGCTTTCAAATTATacaaattggtatcagagccgatgGAAAATTCCGGGAGAATATCAATAGGGGGTATGCCACTGCCACGACTCACAAAATCAAACTACGACAATTGGAGTATTCAGATGCGTGCATTGCTCGGTGCGCAGGATGCATGGGAAGTAGTCGAAAAGGGCTATGACGAGCCGGATGCAACAGGCAATCAAACCGCGAATCAGTTGAAGGCGTTGAAAGAAACGCGTATGAAAGACAAGACCGCTCTCTATTTCTTGCTCCAAGCTGTGGATGAATCGGGTTTCGAGATAATTGCCGGTGCAGAAACTTCGAAGGAAGCATGGGACACTTTGGAAAAGGTGTTCAAGGGCGCCGACCGAGTAAAGCAAGTAAGACTCCAAACTCTACGCGGCGAGTTGGAAAGTTTGAAGATGAAGATGTCAGAAGGGGTATCCGACTACATCTCGCGTGTGCAAACAGTGGTAAATCAACTTAAACGAAATGGAGAAACTCTAACTGATGCAACGGTGGTGGAGAAAATTTTGCGGTCACTGACCGAAAATTTTGAGAATGTCGTTTGTGCAATTGAGGAGTCAAAAAAATTTGGGAGAGATGACCATTGAAGAGCTTTCTAGTTCTCTTGAGGCACATGAACAAcgcaagaagaagaagaacgaGTCTCTTGAAGAAGCGATGCAAGCCAAGGTATCTATCAAAGACGAAAAGGTCTTATATACTCAAAATATTCGTAGTAGAGGACGTGACCGTGGAGGTTACAGCAATAGTCGTGGTGGTAGAGTCCGCGGTCGAGGTGGATACTATGAGGAAAAGGGGCAGTCAAGCCAACAAAATTGGCGAGGTAAAGGACGAGGTCGTGGGAGAGGCGGACGATCAAATCATTCGAATATTGAGTGCTTCAAGTGTGGCAAGCTTGGCCACTATGCAAAAGAGTGCAAATCAAATGTCAAGTGTTATAATTGCGATAAGTATGGGCACTATTCAAAGGAGTGCTATTCCGAGAAAAGGGTAGAAGAAAATGCAAATCTAGTAGCGGAAGAGGAGACAAGAGAAGATGGTGTACTCTTAATGGCCTACAAAAATACCATTCTCGATAGCGATACGGTGTGGTATCTCGATACTGGCGCTAGCAACCACATGTGTGGGCACAAGCACCTATTTAAGGAGATGCGAAAGGTTGAGGATGGACACGTGTCATTCGGAGACGCATCAAAGATACAAGTAAAAGGCCAAGGTACTGTTCACTATTTACAAAAAGATGGTACGGAAGGATCAATCGATGATGTTTATTATGTACCTGATCTTAAGAGCAATATTTTGAGTATGGGGCAACTCATGGAGAAGGGATACTCGGTGTTCATAAAAAACCAAGTACTCCAATTAAAAGACAATTGAGGGTGCTTGGTAGCACGAGTCGAAATGGCAAAAAATCGGATGTACAAATTGAATTTGAGAAGCGTGCGAGAAAAATGTTTGCGAGTCAACATAGAAGACAAGGCGTCGTTGTGGCATTTCCGCTTTGGACACCTACATCATGATGGTCTAAAAAAGTTAGTAAAGAAGAACATGGTGCACGGGCTGCCGAACTTGGACTATGAGGGCAAATTTTGTGAAGAATGTGTGCTTGGCAAGCAAGCGAGGACCTCGGTTCAAAAGACGGCAGAATATCGAGCTAAACATACTCTCGAGTTGATTCATACCGACATATGTGGACCAATCACCACCGAATCTTTTAGCGGTAAAAGATACTTCATTTCCTTTATCGATGATTTCTCACGAAAAACTTGGGTTtattttttgaaagaaaaatccGAGGCATTCGAGGTGTTCAAAAAGTTCAAAGTAATGGTGGAGAAGGCAACTGGTAGACACATCAAAGCCATACGATCCGATAGAGGTGGAGAGTATACTTCGACGGCTTTTATGAAGTATTGCGAAGAGCAAGGCATAAGGAGATTCTTGACTGCACCATacactcctcaacaaaatggtgtgGCCGAGAGGAAGAACCGGACTATTCTCGACATGGTTCGATCGATGCTCAAGAGCAAGAAAATGCCGAAGGAATTCTGGGCAGAAGCCGTGCAATGTGCTATCTATGTACAAAATCGATGTCCACATGTGAAGTTTGATGATCAAACACCACAAGAGGCATGGAGCGGACAAAAGCCGACAGTTTCTCATCTCAAAGTGTTTGGTAGTGTGGCTTATGCACATGTACCGGATCAACAAAGAACGAAGCTCGAAGACAAAAGCAAAAGGTATATTTTTATTGGGTATGATGAGAAGACAAAAGGGTACAAGCTACTCGACCCGATAAGCAAAAAGGTGATGGTGAGTCGTGATGTGCGAGTAAACGAAGCAAGCGAGTGGGACTGGAACAATTTGATAGAGGGTATCATCAAAGTTGGAGAATCATCAGTCATTGTACCAACAAGCACACCAACAAACTCTGAAACTACCGATAATGAAGATGAATCAAGACAACCCAAAATGCGAAGTTTGCAAGATTTGTATGATTCGACAAATGAGGTGCACCTTGTGTGTCTTTTGGCAGATGCTGAAAATATCAGCTTTTAAGAGGCGGTACGAGACAAGAAGTGGCAAACTGCCATGAACGAAGAGATTAAGGCGATTGACCACAACAACACATGGGAGTTAGCAGAATTGCCGAAAGGAAGTCAGCCTATTGGTGTGAAGTGGGTGTTCAAGAAAAAGATGAATGCTCATGGCGAGATAGAACGGTACAAGGCGCGACTTGTTGTGAAGGATACAAGCTAAAGGCGGGAATTGACTATGACGAGATATTTGCTCATGTTGCAAGAATGGAGACAATTCGATTACTCATTTCACAAGCTGCTCAATTCAAATGGCCGATatttcaaatggatgtcaaatcGGCATTCTTGAATGGTGTGCTCGAAGAAGATATTTACATCGAACAACCACCCGGGTACGTGAAAGTTGGAGAAGAAAAGAAGGTGCTAAAATTGAAGAAGGCTCTTTACGGGTTAAAACAAGCACCGCGAGCATGGAATACACGTATCGATTCATATTTCAAGGAGAACGGGTTCAAGCAATGTCCCTACGAATATGCTCTTTACGCAAAGAAGAATGGAGGTAACGTGTTATTTGTTGCTCTTTATGTCGATGATCTCATTTTTATGGGTAACAATGATGAGATGATAGAAGAGTTTAAGGGCACAATGACACGGGAATTTGAGATGACAGATTTGGGCTTGATGaagttttttcttggtttggagGTTAGACAAGTTGAGACGGGTATTTTTATATCACAGGAGACATATGCAAAAGAGATTTTGAAGAAGTACAAGATGGCAGACTGCAACCCGGTATCAACACCAATGGAACCAGGTGCAAAACTCTCGAAGTTCGATGGAGGAGAACGTGTTGATGCAAGTAGATACCGGAGTTTAATAGGAAGCCTTCGCTATCTCACATGCACAAGGCCGGATCTTTCTTTAAGTATCGGCATTGTAAGTCGGTTCATGGAGGAGCCAGTTTATTCACATTGGAAGGCGTTGAAGCGAATCCTACGGTACATCCAAGGGACGGTGTCATTGGGGTTGTTCTACTCAAAAGTAGAAGAATACAAGTTAGTTGGTTACTCTGACAGTGATTGGTGCGGAGACATAGACGATCGGAAAAGTACCTCGGGATATGTATTCTTTATGGGAGATACTGCATTCACTTGGCTTTCAAAGAAACAACCGATCGTGACGCTCTCGACGTGTGAAGCTGAATATGTAGCAGCATCTTGGTGTGTATGTCATGCGATATGGCTTAGAAATTTGTTGAGCGAGATGGAGCTAAAGCAACTAGGTGCAACCGTGATTCAAGTTGACAACAAGTCAGCAATTGAGTTGGCAAAGAACCCAGTAAACCATGAAAGAAGCACACACATCGACGTTCGTTTTCACTTTATCCGAGATCGTGTGAAGGAAGGAAGTGTGGAATTGGTGCATGTGGCAAGTCAGGATCAAGCTGCGGATATCTTCACAAAACCGCTATCAAAAATACTTCTTGACAAATGCAAGAAGATGATTGGCATGACGGACGGCAGAAGCATTTAAGTTTACGGGGGGGTTTTGTTGAATAAacattaaatgttttttttggtGGGTTTTTAAATTTAGAAGTTAGTTGGAAAATAAAAGCTCAAGAGTTTTTTTGTAGTTGAAAGGCCAAGGGGTGATACATGAGATAGTGGTCTTTTAATAGGATTTATTGGTTCTTGGTTATTTCTAGGCAAGTAGTATCTATATAAAGGTCTTGTTAATTCGTTTGAAGATGAGCAATTAAGtggaatatatatattaaaatttgaaagaattttgaGCTCCTATCTCTCTCCCCTCCGCCAAAATAGCTTTCAAATTGTACATACTAGTCTTCCTGACAAATAATGCTTAGATATTGTGGGATGGAGAACTTCATCAATTAGGCGCACCAGTGAACTTCCTGAGGTAGTATTATCTTTAACATGCAGGTGTGATCTTGATATCATTTCCAGTCACTTGACGAGCCATGTTTCGTTTTTCTAGTGGGAAGATTCAGTAGATGAAAAATATCCTCATGTTGTGTATGAAGAGCACTGCAAAGCATGTGATATGCCATGTGAGTCTCCGAAAGAAGATGATGGTTTGGACGAGCTGGAAGGTTTGTAACTTTCTCTTCATTATCTTTGTTTGCGTAACTAGCTGTTTAGGTATATAGTTGGGCTTTATGTTTTGAGTTCTTGTTAAAGTTATCTCATTTTTGGCGTCAATGATGCAGAAGAATTATTAAATGGCCTATCCCGGCTGTCATGGGAGAAAGTAGATGTTAGCTTCCACAGCAGCAGACTGAGATTCGCTGCTCATAGTGTTATTCAGGTGTGGCTTTCATTCTCTTTTTCCACGTTTCCttggaataatttttttttaaaagaaactaTTTGATATCGATTCAAATTATGTTAAATTcaatttgaatcattttattcTTGAGGAGCATGAATCATGCACGACCCTCCTACACTCAAGATGGAGTACGATATATTCACGGCCATATATGTTGCTTCATCTCTCCTACagtttgtttttttc is part of the Primulina tabacum isolate GXHZ01 chromosome 18, ASM2559414v2, whole genome shotgun sequence genome and encodes:
- the LOC142533430 gene encoding lipid droplet phospholipase 1-like translates to MIYELTNQRQQAKSSERNMAMLTLDGVDVMGERLAEEVLEVIERKPGLKKISFVAHSVGGLVARFAIGKLYRSSKGGSIEQVSTNECKEGSKGLIADLDPVNFITVATPHLGSRGNKQVPFLFGVSAFEKVAGLVIHLIFRRTGRHLFLTDDDEGKPPLLKGMVEDNGECQFMSALRSFRRRVAYSNVGYDHIVGWRTSSIRRTSELPEWEDSVDEKYPHVVYEEHCKACDMPCESPKEDDGLDELEEELLNGLSRLSWEKVDVSFHSSRLRFAAHSVIQVKDSNMHSEGADVVQHLIDHFLL